The following is a genomic window from Amycolatopsis sp. BJA-103.
ACCACGCCGGGCCCAAGGTGTTCTTCGACGACTCGACCGAGCAGAGCGCCACGCGGATGCACTGGCTCGCGCGCGACGTGGCCAGCCGGATGCCGCCGGACGTCCGGACCCGCACGAGTCTGGTCGCGGCCGGGACGATCGGCAGGCACGCTCCCGCCGCGCCGCGGCCCGAGCAGGCACCGCGGCAGGGCCCGGTCCCCTTTCTCCGGCCGGAAGCCCATGGCGCTGCGGAACTGCCGAGGCCGCAGGGCAGACCGGCTCCGGAAGCCGTCGCGCTGGCTCCGGCCGCGGGGCCGGTCGCGGAGCGTGCCTGGCTGCGGGAAAGCCTCGGCCTCGAGTTCGACGTGATGGCCGGTTCGGTGGCCTTCGCCGTAGCGGAACACACGGGAGCCTGGGTGCTCGGCCAGGTAGCCGAGGACGACGTCCACACCGACGCGGTCGCGGTCCGGCTGTACCTTTCGGCGCACGGGGAGAAGATCGACCGGGCTCTCCGGTTCGGGGAGACCGGCCCGCACGTGCCACTCGCCCGCTGCGCGGCGGCCGGACTCGCGCGGTTGCCGGCACACCGGGGAGCGGTCGGGTACCGGGCTTCCCCGACACCCGCGCAACTCCAGCTGTACCGGGACCACGACGTGGTGACCGACTGGGGATTCACCAGCGCGCTGACCGAGCCGTGCCCGAGCCAGCCGGGCGAGGTCGACGTACTGCTCTGGTCGATGACCGCGCGGCTGACCCAAGCCCTCGAACCGGAAGGCGACGAACAGGTGCTCGGGCGGACGCTTTTCCTGCCAGGCACCAGTTTCCGAGTGCTCGAAGTAGTGGCACCGGAGCACGGCCGACGGGGTCGGTTGCTGCTGCGCGAAATATCCGGGCAGGAGGCCGATCCGGCACTGACCCGGCAGGCGGGCCACCTCGACGAACTGGCGACCAACTCGCTGCGTGCCGCGGCCGAACGTTGGGCGCAGGCCCAGCCGAACCGCAAGATCGGTGCGGCGGCCCACAACCGGTTCGGTGAGCTACCCGGCCTGCTACCACGCTGACCGAGGAGGAAGAAATGCCGGAAAATGCCGCGGCCGGACCCACCGGCGCGGTCGAAGCACCCGCGCTGATCGACCCGGCCTGGAGCCCCTCCGACGAACAAGCGGTCGTGCCACTGGACAAGATCATCGGTGTCTGGGCGGCGGACGACAAGGGGCAAGAGCCCTTGTTCCGGCCGAACCCGGCGTACGTGCCGACCGAGCCCGGCGCACATCTGGACCTCGTCGACGGTGTGCTGCAACTCCTGGCCAGGGGGGCGGACGTGGGTGTGCCGCAGCTGGCCGCGGCGCTCGCCGACGCACTGCTCGGCATAGCCGTGGACGACGAGGGCACCGCGCTCGTCCGCCCGGCCCCGGACGGGATGCCCTCGGTGCTGGTGGCCACCGCTCCCGGCCACCGGCCGCCCGTCGACACCCCGGGCTGGCGGGCGGTCACCGTCGCGAAACTGGCCCGGTTCCTGCCCGAGCAGGGGGTGGACGTGCTGCTCAATCCGGGAGCGCCCACCTCGATGCGGGTCAGTGCCGGACTGATTCGCGAGGCCGCCGGGCAGCTGCAGGTCCATTCGGGCAAGTTCGAGGGCCGAAAGTAACCCGATCCGGTCCTTCCACGGAAAGTCCTTGTTTACTTGACGGGCGACAACCAACCGACATCGGAATATCGGGATAGGGTTCCTATGATTCGCAAGCTAACGGCGGGCCTCGGCGTCACGCTGTCCATTTTCGCCACCGCCACGGCCATCGCCCCGGTGGCGGTAGCAGATACCCCTCCGTCAGGGACCTGGGTATATGTCCAATCCTTCAGTGCACGCAATTCGACCGAAGCAGCTTTCGCACAGCTTCTCTGCGACAGAGCGGGCCAAAGCCGACCCGAGGCCCGCGCCTACCAGTGCGTTTCCGTTCCCGACTACGTCCAGTTGTGGGAACTGCGCTGACCCTACGCGGCAGTTGACGCCCGGCAGCTCGCCGGAAGCACGAGGAAGATGAGCACGGCGAATCCCGGGAGCGGCGGCTGACCGTCGGCGACTCTCGGGATTCGTGGCTTTGTCGGCGCGTCGACCATCCGGCCGGCAAGCACGAGGTGTTTCCTCGCAGAAGTCGCCATAACAGAAACTTGCACCGAAAGGAGCGTCAGAATGTCCATCGCAGACAATTTCAGCATTTTTGACGACATCCTCGAGCGAATCGGAAAGGAGCAAGAAGACTTGCTGGCCGCCGAGGCCAGGGTCGTGGCAAAGGTGACGTGTCCCGATCACGACACGTCGACCCCGATGCGACCACAAGTCCGAGACTGAGAAGCGCGCGGCCGCTGGAATTCGCGGCCAGGCATGGGATCGCCAGTCCTCGAGGAAATGTGTTGGCCGGATGACGACCGGCGCACTCTTATCCCTGGTTCGCCCACCGACTTTTGCATGGCGAACACTATCTGTACGTGTGATCGGCCGCCATTGCCCTTACTTCACACGAGAAAGGTGCTACAGGGCAGATCTTGCCACGCGCAGAGGCTTTCCAGTTGGCTGGACCCGGATCAGTTCTGTATATCTTTGCTTGGGCCTTGAGGACCGCGGCTCGTCGACTGACATGCATGAAGGAGATCCGTGACAACGGAAGGCATTGTTTCTGCTATCGCTGAACATCCGTGGGTCGGCGCGGTCCGTCGAACACCATGGGGCGCGCTGCTGGTTCGACCTTCGACGGACGCGATGACCTTCGATTCTCGAACTTGGTCACTGGTCGGCGAGTATCTGCAGAACTGGGCCAATTTGTACGACTGGGCCTTCACGTCCGCCGATCTCGGCGATCGCGCCGGCGCGGATATCGTCGGACTCACCGGCGGCAGCGCGCTGACCGAGGACGAAGTTCGCGAATGGGTCCAGCAGACGGCGGCCTTGGTACTGGAATCCCGGCCGCGGCGCGTGCTCGATCTCGGCTGCGGGACCGGGCTTCTGCTGCGGCATCTGCAAGGACACATCGGATGCTATGTCGGTGCCGACCTTTCCAGGTACGCCGTGGATCGCGTCCGCGAGGCCCGCTTGCCGTACACCTACGCTGTGATCGCCGGAGCGCATAGGACCGCTTCACCGCAGGTCAAGCGGGCGATGACCGAGGTCATGGGGGCGGCCCGGCCCGATTGTGTGCTGATCAACAACGTCGCGCAGTGTTTCCCTGGGACCCAGTACTTGGCAGCCGTACTCGGCGATGCCATCAACCTGGTCGAACCGGGTGGCCGGGTGATCCTCGGCGATCTGCGGCACCACGGACTGAGCGACGAGTATCACCGCCAACTGACCTCCGGCCCGCGTTGGGCCTCCGGTCGCTTCGATGAAGAAGAGGAACTGCTCCTCGACCCACGACTGGTCGCGTTCTTCGCCAGCGTCTCGGGCAGGAAAGTCAAGGTCTCAGTGCGGGCGAAGACCCTGCGCGGCGACAACGAAATCACCCGATATCGATACGATGTGGTGTTGCATGTCGAGACACAAGACGAACAGGTAGAACTCGATCAGGTGCACTGGGAGGATCTGCCAGGAAATCGGCCGGAAGCGTTAGCCCGGCTGCTCGAAGTCGGCCCTGTCGTGGTCACAGGAATACCCAACGCGTTGCTGACCCCTTCGGCAGACGGGGCCACGGCCAATGCCTTGAGCGCCGTACTCAAGGGGACCGGCCTGGCGGTGGAGATCGCGCTCGACGACCCGCGAAAGCTCGATATCCGACCCTCGAATGGCCACACTTCACAACCTCGAATCCAGCCGACACAAGATGATCCGATCGACCGGTTCATCACCCGCCGACTCCCGGAGGTGCTTCG
Proteins encoded in this region:
- a CDS encoding class I SAM-dependent methyltransferase, giving the protein MTTEGIVSAIAEHPWVGAVRRTPWGALLVRPSTDAMTFDSRTWSLVGEYLQNWANLYDWAFTSADLGDRAGADIVGLTGGSALTEDEVREWVQQTAALVLESRPRRVLDLGCGTGLLLRHLQGHIGCYVGADLSRYAVDRVREARLPYTYAVIAGAHRTASPQVKRAMTEVMGAARPDCVLINNVAQCFPGTQYLAAVLGDAINLVEPGGRVILGDLRHHGLSDEYHRQLTSGPRWASGRFDEEEELLLDPRLVAFFASVSGRKVKVSVRAKTLRGDNEITRYRYDVVLHVETQDEQVELDQVHWEDLPGNRPEALARLLEVGPVVVTGIPNALLTPSADGATANALSAVLKGTGLAVEIALDDPRKLDIRPSNGHTSQPRIQPTQDDPIDRFITRRLPEVLRGHLAESVPGTRLPEIIVDPKPNW
- a CDS encoding type VII secretion system-associated protein, yielding MPENAAAGPTGAVEAPALIDPAWSPSDEQAVVPLDKIIGVWAADDKGQEPLFRPNPAYVPTEPGAHLDLVDGVLQLLARGADVGVPQLAAALADALLGIAVDDEGTALVRPAPDGMPSVLVATAPGHRPPVDTPGWRAVTVAKLARFLPEQGVDVLLNPGAPTSMRVSAGLIREAAGQLQVHSGKFEGRK